One Arachis hypogaea cultivar Tifrunner chromosome 18, arahy.Tifrunner.gnm2.J5K5, whole genome shotgun sequence genomic window, ttcattataagcGAGATGcttttaaagtaatttaaaaaaaaataacaaagagTATCTCATCGTGAGAAGGGTGAATCCACCATCCAAAATTCAACATCACACATCCCAATCTTGAAAAATAACACACACAAAAATTATATATCCAATTTTTTTAACCAATCGGTCGTGTCTGAGTTTTTGAAAAGAACACTGTTTAAAGAGTTGGTAACCAAACTAAAAAAGGTACAAATAACCACATCTGACAGCTATTAAAGATTTTATGCAGGAACTGTCAATCCACGTTAGGACGCTATTAATATTTCATCAACAAAAATACTAGAGATACTAATGGTAAGTTGCGACATGTTGGAATCAACGACCACAGGCCTTAGTAGAATAGAAGGAATCTAAGACCCTAGTTACTATTTCACAGTACCACACCCCCCTTTCCCCATCAACAACTGTTTCGGCTGAAAAATAGGTCTGTTTGCACATCAAAAATCATACCTTAGCTTTTTTCCATGTCAAACCAACTTAGGTTGGTTGATTGGTCAATTCATTTATTCGTTTAAGTAAGTGtcaaaagtttgaatttcactttgtgTATGCAACAACTCGTTGACCAACAGTAGAACTAGGGGTGGCAATGAGTAGGGTAGAATAGGGTTTGGAGCCAACCATAACCCTACCTGTAGGTTGAGAATATCCCAATCCTAACCCTACCTATTCTTAACCCACGAGTACCCGACTCTACCCGCGAGTTACAAAAAAgatgcaacattattatataacttgatgataatctaaaatagaactgatttttatgtaaaaaaagtattaaattatcaattaataatctTCTTTTAGTGACTAAAGATCTTTTACATTTATTGAGAGATTTTGGTTGTTAtctacttaaaacatatttttatataagtatataatatataactaCATATGGTGCGGGTTGGTCGGATAGGATTGAAACTCAATCCGCACCCTACACAACTTACACGAGAATCCTACCTGCACCTTATTCTGCTCACTACAGATCAGGTTCGCAACCCTATCCAATTGGGTGAGGTTGGGTTGGGTACCCAAGGATAGAGTGTATGTTGTCACCCCTAAGTAGAACTTTATATGAAGCTCAAATCTATGGCAAATTGGTCTTTTGACACGATAGATTAGGAGATAGcgtagaaaactataaaaaaaaaagctttttCCCTatgcaaaatttattatttatttattgctgTGAACATTTTGGATTTTCGGTACGAGTAAAAATTCAATTTCACTCTGATCTTTCACGCAATTCAAAGACAAAAGAGCCGTTTTGATCATTCAGTGGCAATCCATACAATGTATATTCATTCATGTTTGCAATCATAACGTTTTAACAAAGACTTACAATCATGAAAATCAATGGGTTGCGAAAGCCACCCCACACCTAACTAACACATATATGTATATTACTTGATGCTAATAAATGAAAAAAGAgtcaaaagaaattaaaaaaaaggaagcACAACCTTGCACTCACCCCAATTACCTTCTAACATTTTCTACAGAATAAGACCACAACAAAAGGACAATGTTCACATAGTCATATTCAATTACTAAAACTCCTATTTATAACAACGGCGCATCACCTGTCATTAAAAAAATCACGTTAGCAagggaaaattaaataattaaataaatcaatcaatcaaaataaagacacaaatattgACAAAATCTGAACACAGTGTATAATAGTGTTTAGGTTAAAGTACCTTGTCTTTGAGGTACCAAGTGTGAGTTCAAGATCGTCTGCTCCAAATTCTTCATGGATTCTTTCTCCTTCCCATGGCTTGACAAGGCCGGACGCGTCGCCTCCAAACGCAAATTCATCCGAGACAGCCTCGGACATTGGAATGTCAGCAGTGTGATCAGAACCTGCCGGGAAGGCGGGAGAGCACGTCCCACTCTGTCCAGGAGTCCACATGCGCGAGCCGCTTCGAGCCAAACCCTCTTCCTTGAAGGCAAAAGGATTTGAGGACATAAGGGTGAATGTGGGCGAAGTTGGGCTAACATGGGGGAGCTTGATACCTGCAAACCATTCAGGGTCGACCACCTGGCGGCCAGGGCTAGGAGGACTAGAGGATGGCAAGAATGAGTAGTGTTGTCCTCCAGTCCACCCTGGTCCTGGCCGTCCAGACTGATCACCCCAATCGGCATTCATCCTCGGTGTCCTAGCAGTTGGAGAGCTCAAGGGAGGCGTGACAGGCGCGCTTATGGAGCCACTCTGAAGGTAAAGGTGAGGGAGCTTAGGAGATGAAGCAGAGGACGAGGCAGTGGAAAGGTTCTTGAGCCATGGAATGAGGGAATTGCCGTCGCCGTTTGGATTGTTTGATGCATAGGGAGATCTTGATGGGCTTGGGAAGGATGATGAACCAGGGCTTGGGTTGTAGGAAGCACAGGGACTTGGATGGTAAGATGAACAAGGGCTTGCTGCTGTTGAGGAACCGCCTATTATATCCATGCGCTCCAAAGGCTTGCATCCCTGATATTGCAAAACCATTTTCACATTAACATTAACATTAATGGATCAAATTGTAGCATCTAACGTATCACATTACTAAGTACTTCAAGTATATGGTATAATTGGCATAGCAGAATTGAATGATTTCCAGAAGAGTAATACTTTATTActaacaaaatttatcatttttgacTAATACTTAGTCAACACTCTAAATCTTAAgtactaaaatttaaattctaaactctaaatcctgataatataaaaatagaatattggCTAAGTgttgactaatattaataaaatgtgTTGCCCCTAACATTTTTCTTTACAGAATATTTGGTAGCATGTTCACTGTACTACGTTCGTTCTCTAAGCACTAATCTAGTGAATcctaaattccaaaaatataccaaaatgtgagaataaaagagaaaaagaaatgaatGAGTATTTCAATTCAATCTGAAGCACTGGTCTAACATTCAAACTTGCAGTAGAATCAACATAAATATTTAGTCGAATTTAATGGTTAAAACAAGATATAAATATAGagataaagaaatataaaaatgtgTTTGAAATAAGAAACACACCCTCTATCTCAAGAatcaaattttctgtttttgtctaATCCTAATGATGACAACATGAATTGTTAGTTATTGACTCATTGTAGTTCTGCAATAAAAAATGGTTGTCATGAAGAAAAGTATCAGACTGTTTTAGATAAATTAATGCACATTTTAGACTTTCATGCACTTAGCAACCTAAATTAATGACTTTCTTATTGCTCAAGGAAgtgccaaaaaaataaaaataaaaataaaaaggtgtACTATATATTGTATAAGATTGTGCTTATCTGAGTTGGTGGAAAAATGAGCAGATGAAAACAACGGTGGAAAGTGGAGTTGGAAACTTGGAATACAATGATTTTGTTATTTCAATGAAAGTCACTTTCATGTTTTAGCTCTTTTTGAACTCAGCATTTTATTAtcgttttttaataaataaataaacaaacaagtttttcaaCCAAACAGACACAGTTTTCAACTTTTCATGTTACATTCATTACGTCAGTAAACTTAAGCAAACATTTTTGGTTTTGCATCTGTAGGTGTTACCAATTGAGTATCGCTTAGTTAGCACTCATTAGAATTTTGttatcatttaaaaattaattatctagtTACCAGTACATAAcaaatgtattaaaaatttaaattttatatattttttcataaacatTTCATTAATTTACAATCTAACACGTGTCTTAGACTAAATCCAAAAACTATAGATTCTTTTCACAACAAAAAATTTACACAAAAAGAATGTTTGGTTAGGGTGAAAATCTTGATTGATGAGCTTCAtatcaaattcattcaaaaacattttcaacCCATTTGTACTTCAATTATGATTGGGGGTGAAATTTGGACGAGAAAATGTACAGATAAGCTTAATGAACATCTATATAGCATGACAATTTCCACTACTTTTTATCCCAATCAAATGTTAAGAATTCCCCTCTATCGGTTTTGACTTTTGAGCCTCCATTGTAAGTTTGTAACACCAGAAAGAATTAATAATTTAAGAAGCATTTGTTTTAGTTTCTTTTCttccaaaaaagaaaagaacatatAGCTTGGTTACTTAAAAAATAACCTTTAATAAAATGAACAAAACTTAAATAAAGgtaatttttaatgttttagaaaaattaaacaaaataacttTTAATTTCAACTTTAATAATTTCCTCAGAAAAAAAAAAGCTCCAAATGGGCATGGCCGCAAAAACAATAATAGtgtgaaaacaaaaaaaagctgCTGCTAGTTGCTACATTTGCAACAGTGACACAGCATCCGAGGTGGGAACATCTGAGCTGGAAAAATTACCCTTTTCCCGTTTTACTCGCTTTCAAGTACCCACTTTTGGCAGACAAATCAAAAGCATCACCCAGGGGCATTTTCGTCCCTCCATTCATTTTatggggaaaaaaaaaagatttttaaaagtaaaaaaaattataacataacagaataaaaaatcaatcagaaataaatttataattttcattatatataaattaagagaGCATCATccgacaaaaatgaaaaaaaatattatgtccTGGTTCTCAGGTTGTGAGCATTAGTCAACAAGCTACATAGATTCTTTGATGCCTCCCACTAAAATGACAGAACCAATGACAAGTAAGtgtgaaaaaagagaaagaaaacactttttttttttaaataaaggactgtcatttacattttttttcttggaCCGGgaaagccatttacatttcttagtTTTAGAAAGAACGGAAAAGAGAGTTTAATAATATCACGAAGTGAAGTAGtcttagtttttaaaattaagaagCATTGCAATATCATTTACTATTTAGAGTATTATTATTGTATGTACACTAAATAATCCAAAGGGGAAAATAAGAAGCAAGATTTAGATTAATTTAAAGAAACAAATCCTTCTTGGCAGCTTAATTATTTCATCCAAGAAGCTCCATCATTtccgtttgttttttttttttccttaaaaaaagtcacgtaccaacaaaaaaaaaagtgtctTTGAACGAACCACCAAAAGCTGATTAGAGAGCTGTTTCACTCGAATAAGTGTCTTAATTTAGTatgaaattaatcaaattatgtTGAAGGAACAATAATTCCAAAGCAGAAAAACCATAGCTTTACTCTAATGAGGTATAATCTCAAGAAGAAAAAGTATATACTAAGACACCATTATtccaattaagtaaaataaaatgacagGCACTCTCTTCAACGGTTACtaagttagttagttggttaccTTGCGGTAAGTGGTGCCATCTGGTTCAACGGTCCAACCAGCTTCATTGCAAAGAGCTTTGAGGACTTCGTTGTTGTCACAGTGCTTTGGGAGCTTGAAGTTTCCGTACATTCTTAGACCGGCGAAGATCTTTGCCGCTATTGctcttctcctcctctctctcctcttgttgttctctctctccttccatgTCGGAAGCCGAGTTCCTGAAGTCATAAAAGGAGGATGAGTGATCGGAGATGGGTGGccggagaagaagaagttgggaaatggaaatgacttttttttatgaaagaaagaaagaaagaaaggaaaagcgTTGATTATGAGTAGAGTACACGTTGTGGAGAACACTTGATTACCCAAATTTGCggatcaaatatatatatatattattttttatattttgagtaACCTACCAAAATAGTACGAAAAGTTCATATCTCTGAATCTTAAAAATGTTAACGAGAAATAAATTcgtaaaatatctaaaaatatgacaaaaaaaattagatattaaatatataatttaaaaaataattttaaagattaattttttatgcaaaattttgtaattataattaaaaaataaaaaatatatattttttaaattttgtaattttttaagtaaaatttttttttatttttttattgttaatgattacatttttaaaaaaaaataaaaacaaaaatttaaaaatcaaattttgtttcaattttttttatatattttttaaatatttatttaaatattgtcacaaaaatatagatataataaataagtcatttgttaaatataaattttttttattatttataaaaaatataatatttattaatttttttgtcgtattttcaaatcattcaaaaactattttattaataacattttttaagaATCTTTTAGCCAATGACTAAATCTTGAGTATCAAATTAGCAATAAACccttatcttttttatattttaaaaagtaataaatgtttaaatttttatttatttaaaaattaaaaacaatattttaaaatacgAGAGACAGATGGCACAATGGCACTAGTGGTGCTAGGAGCACACGGCTAGTGTTTTAATTTCAATAGTTTattccaaggttctgaaaaccgaaccggtcatcgaatCGTTTTAGTTATTAGTTCACTGGTTTATAGGTTTAATCGGTTCGACCGTGGTTGAACCGAAAaaatcgttttataataaaataataaatataaataaacttATATCATATACATGCAGGCAAACtcaacaattatattaaattaggggaAGTATAAGGTATAGAGTGAATAATTCAACCATCAATAAAACAAGCAAATTCACAATAATTAAGAAGGAAGATTGAATTAGTGAGAGGTTGAGCTTCTTGTAGCAGAGAAGAGGCAGAATTGAAACAACAATCAATGAACAATGCTAGCTGTCCCTTTCTCTATTCCTCTATTATAAACACACCAAATATAGTTATAGTCTAACAAATTTCAACAAATCCAAATTAATACTACTCACTAGCAAGAATAATCTCAACAACAAGAATCACAATAGCAATAATTTAATGAATTAACAAGAGCAAGATTGGAATAAAAAAACCAAGTGCTAGCTAAAGGAAAATGGTTTGAGTAATTGAATGGATGTTAATTAACCATACGCAATGGACACCAAGTGACACAAGGATCACGAGAATAGATCCAGCACTGGTATTTGTATTTCTTCTCAATGCAGGGACACTCTAGAGTGCTGGCAAGGTTGTAGTAACCGCAATAACCGCATTTCCGGAGACCAATTTCTGTCATCCCATCCCTCACCACACCTCGAGGCCAAGAAAATGAGGAGGAGCTTGAGCTTTCACCATAACTCTTCACATTCACATCATCAAGCCCTCTATCCTCCAATTGTGTCACCATATTATCAAAGAAATTCTTGGTAACAACGGTCAGATGAGAAAGTTCCAGACGATTCCTATCGAAACCGTCTTTCTTCCTATTCAAGATCTCCATCAGCATTGTTTCGGCAAACTTGTGAAGCTTCTCCAATGCACTCTCAGCAACGCCTTGTGTGTGTTTGAATAACTCCTTCTTGGCTTTCTCCTCCTCAGGGATGAAGTAACCCAAGAATCacaataacaatttaaaaaatcaacaaattaacaattaaaaaagaaaacacaGCAACCCAATAATCTAAAGAACAATAATAGGTATACCaaataaacaacaacaaaacttgaataaaaaaaatccaacaaattaaatCACAGCAACttaacaatttagcaaattaagacAACAGCAGCCCAATAATTTAGcaaattatcaaattaacaagttcaaaaacaaaaaatcacaataaaacaaaaaatattaaagacaacAGAGCAACAACATAACAGAAGTAAAAGGTTGATACTTTCATCCATACCCAAACAATACCAGcaatccaacccaataatctcaactctcaagttcacaacaaacaacatccaaaattattcacaattattCAGCAAACAACAAAATCCAGTtcagtaaacaaagcaaaatcaaAGAGCTACTCAATTAAAGAGTTCACAGTTTAGCAGTTCATCATGTCACAAAATCGGAAAATCCAGTCCAGTTTAGCAGGATCAGTTCAGAGTTCACATTTTCATATTTCATCATGTCACAAAATCAAAGAGCTACTCAACAAACAAAGTTCACAGTATCAGAGTTCACACTTAACAGTATCAGAGTTCATCATGCAACAGTTATTCAATGATTCAATCAAACAATCATAAgttcataactaaaaaaaaaacgttACCTGGAACTTTGGATTCTGGAAGCTCGACAGAACATGCAATACAGCAATAGGGAGAGTGGGACTTGGGAGACAGCGACGCCGAGTGAACTGACCAGTGGTGGAGCACCCTCAAGGGACGACGCCTGCTGCGCGATGGAGGTGGCCGTTCCAAGCTCCAACGAACGACGGCTGCTGCACGACGGAGGTCACTGGTCGAAGGAGGTGACTGCGCGACGGAGGTGAGTCAGTGACTGCGCGACGGAGGTGACAGCTCGACAGAGGTGACTGCGCGACGCCGGCGACGGAGGTGACTGCTCGACACCGAACCCGTCTGGCTGTGTGAGACTGTGATGGCGTTCGATGGCGTTCTCACATCTCAGAACCTTGCTCGATGAGAAGAATTGTGAAGGGCTGAAGCTGAAGGCAATTAGGGATTCAGAAATCAGAACATTGATTTAGGGTTTCATTCGTTGAAACGGCAGCGTTTTGTGCCCAGCCCAAAAATCGGCCAGATCACGATTCGGTTCGATCGACCGGTTACCGACCGGTTCATTGGTTCAACTCCAATTTTTATATTTCACGGTTTTGATGATTGTTCGAACCGTCTTTGTGATCGGTTCACGGTTTAACCGGTTCGACCGGCCGATTTGAActgattttcagaacattggtttATTCATTTGTCTCAGTTTATGACtaaagtaatacacaattagtaATACACACTTTCTTTTAGGATTAAACTATCGTTTTTATCCCAAACGTTTAGGGTAAGTTTTAAAATTGTTCC contains:
- the LOC112772026 gene encoding BES1/BZR1 homolog protein 4, whose product is MTSGTRLPTWKERENNKRRERRRRAIAAKIFAGLRMYGNFKLPKHCDNNEVLKALCNEAGWTVEPDGTTYRKGCKPLERMDIIGGSSTAASPCSSYHPSPCASYNPSPGSSSFPSPSRSPYASNNPNGDGNSLIPWLKNLSTASSSASSPKLPHLYLQSGSISAPVTPPLSSPTARTPRMNADWGDQSGRPGPGWTGGQHYSFLPSSSPPSPGRQVVDPEWFAGIKLPHVSPTSPTFTLMSSNPFAFKEEGLARSGSRMWTPGQSGTCSPAFPAGSDHTADIPMSEAVSDEFAFGGDASGLVKPWEGERIHEEFGADDLELTLGTSKTR